AGGATATCCAAAGTGAAATCGATCATAAAAAGCAAAAAGCGTTTTCCTCGCTGGACCTGGCAAACTCGGATACTTATTTCCTTATTGCTAAAATGGATGAGACGGTTGTGGGTACGATTTCCTATGGCCCCTGTGGCGAGGCTATTCAAATTTGTGCAGAACATCAGTTGGATCATTTGGGGGAACTGGGCAGCTTATACGTGTTGCCAAGCTATCAGGACCAAGGGATTGGGTCGGCATTAATTAAGGAATTGATGATATTCTTAAAAGAAAAAGGGATCGAGCAATTTTGCTTGGACAGTGGATATAAACGTGCACAAGCGAGGTGGCAGCGTAAATTTGGGGAGCCTTATAAGGTGGTTGAAGATTATTGGGGACCCGATTCTGTTCACATGGTTTGGTTGTGTAATGTAGCCTTTCTTCTTGCATAGTCATAGCACTGTTTATATACTTGGTGTGATTGCTTGCCAAGACAACTGCTGAGATAGGAGGTAAACTATGTATCGAGTTTTGATTGTTGATGATGAATCGGCGCATAGGAAAGGTGTCATTCAATTGCTCAACAGAATCAAGCCGGAGTATTTTTTATTTGAAGCCAAGGATGGTAGTATGGCCGAACTGATATTAGACACAGCGGATATTGATATCATACTTACGGACATCCGAATGCCAAACAAAGATGGGCTTGAGTTCTTACAGGACTTACATAAAGCCAACTACCATGCAAAAGTGATTATTATTACGGGTCATGGTCAATTTGATTATGCCAAACGTGCTTTATCCTTGGGTGCCTTTGATTTTTTATTGAAACCGATTGATATGAAGGAGCTACAACAAGCTCTGGACAACGCTGAAAGTAGCATACAGGCAAGGAATGTCCAGCAATTCACCCAAACTCTTGGGATCGATATGCTATTGGGTAAGCTGGTTAAAGGTAAACTAGAGCTACACGAGAAACAGCAGTTAGAAGGAATTATCCCTACTAATGTTCCAGGTTTTATAATTGTGATCAAGATTCCTCCATCTCTCACACTTAGTGTAGATTCTGATTGGGGCAAATCTACCAAGTCAGCCATAAAAAAAGCGCTTAAACCCATTGGACATTGTAACGTATTCCAGCTCTTGGATGGTGACGTCTCACTTGTTGGCATGGTACTTCTTGATTGTAAACAAAACGAAAGTGATATTAACGAACTAGTTAGCCGTGTAATAAACAGATTGGTAAGTGAACTTCCTAAAGATTTCAAGGTAGGGATCAGCTCATATTTTGATAACTTGTATCCTGATTCTGAACAGGCATATGGCCAAGCCAGCGAAGCATTGCTAATGACATTTTATTCGCAAGAAATTTGTGAGGAATACAGAGCCCGAGATAACAATGATATTCGTTTGTTAAAAATACTCAATGACCATGAAGCGCAGCTCTCGAACGCAATCAAATATGAGGATCATTCGGCGGTCACTGAAGTGTTATCTGTTATGTTCAAAAAAGTAAGCGCTTACGATAAACCCAATCCCAATCGACTTAAGGAATTGTTTTTGCTGACCAGTCTGCGATTGATCTATTTTCTGCAAGGCAAAAAGGTTATTGCGGATTATCAGAAGGAAATGGCAAGCTACAACCAAAAAATATTGGAGGCTCCAAGCCTGGATTCTTTGCGATTAGCCGTTGAGGAATCCTGCCTAATGCTTAATGACATTTCCAAGCAGAGTGAACAGTCTGATGAAGCCATTGCACTTGCGTTGAATTATCTGGAGGAACATTTTGCTGAGGATATAAGCTTGAGCCAATTGGCAGAAAAATTTTATTTCACGGCCTCGTATTTCAGTATATATTTCAAGAAAAAAACAGGACAGAATTTCAATCCCTATTTAACTTCACTGCGTTTGGATCGTGCATGTATGTATTTGCGTGAAACAAACGACAAAATCGGAGGGATCAGCCAAAAAGTTGGTTATAACGATTCGGCCTACTTCGGAAAAATTTTTAAAAAGAAGATTGGCTGCAGCCCCGATGAATATCGAAAGCGAAACTACAAGATTTGATTAAACATAGAAAAATCAGCCTTAAGACAACATTAATTCTGTCCTATATATTAGTTGCTCTTACGGCGTTGAGTTTGTTTGCATGGCGTTCCTACAGCACTACAGAAAAATTCATGATTAAAATGGCGCAGGAAAATGTACATCAGCTTATAACCTCAAAGAATAGGATTCTGGATATGTCTTTTTCCGGAATTCGAGAGGCAACTTTGAACCTGCTGGTAGATAAGGAATTGTATAATCTGTTTGAGGATCTGGATTTTAAAAATGACATTGGCTTAATTGAAGCAGATAAGCAGGTTAAAGAGCTGTTACAAAAATATTTTTACAGCTACAAGCAGATCGCGTCTGTTGTGCTGGTAACTGAGGATCACTCATTTGGATATTGGCAAGAAGACATAACCTTTGACCACTCCTTTTTTAACAGCGAAATCTATCGTATAGCGGAGGAGAAGAAAGGGGGTAGTTTCTATTTACCAACCTATAATTACAATAAAGCTATGGGTAAAAAGGCTTTAGATCAACCTGACTACCCGCGAGAAATGATATTCTCACTCGTACGTGTAGCCAATTTTACTTATATAAACAAGCAATATACTACTGAAAAGCTAAAGCGGTTTTCACTTAATCCTACACTAGTTATCAGCTTTACCGACGCTACCTATCGCTCAGAACTGCAAACTCTCGCCTTACCTGATGGTTCAGAATATATGATACTTGACGCTAACGGTCATGTGGTTTCGCATAGTAATGCTACATTAATAGGACAAAAATATAACAGCTCATGGATCTATCCGCTCATCGAGCAAGAGTCAGGTGTGGATTATCTTAGGATTGATGGAGAAGACACCATTATAAGCTATGACACATCTGCCGCTACAGGGTGGACAACTATGGTCACTATTCCCCGTAGCTCGTTACTAAAGGATGTACTGCGTAAGATTAGTAATGATATCTTATTGTTCTCAGGGATTGCACTCATCGTTGCTCTTTCCCTCTCCCTCATGCTTACGCGAAAGTTTAGCGGTTCACTCAACCAAGTGCTGAAGGCCATTAAAAATGTCGGCAACGGTGATTTTAATGTAACGGCTGAGTATACCAATATTCCGGAATTTGACTACATGGTAGACAGCTTTAATGAAATGAGTGCACAAATTAAGAAGCTGATTGATGAGAACTATTTGACGAAAATTAGACAGCGTGAAAGTGAAATTGCCATTCTCACAACGCAGCTTAATCCACATTTTTTGTACAACACGCTTAACGTGATCCAATTGGCGAACTTGAATGGTGAATATGAAAAAACTGGGGAGATGATTGTCTCTTTATCCAGAATGCTTAACTACACCGCAGACAATCGGAAAGAAATGAAGCCATTACGTGAAGATTTGGCCTGGCTGAACCAATATATTTACATTATGAAATGTAGATATGATGACGAATTCGAGATTGTTTGGACGATGGATGAGGAGATGATGGATCTACTGGTTCCGAAGCTATTTATCCAACCGATACTGGAAAATAGTATCTTACACGCTTTTAATAATCGTGATGCAGGAGGAATCATCAGAATCACTGGCCAGCTCATAGATAATGGCATGACCTTTACGGTTGAAGACAATGGAGAAGGAATGAGCGAAGAGCAAATCACTACTTTTTTTGAGAACATCAATGATACTATTGGCATCAAAAATGTGTATCAACGTCTCCAGTTAATTTATGGTCAATCCGTGCAATTTGAGGTAACAAGCCAGCTCGGCAAGGGGACCAAAACGACAATTATTATCCCAATCAATGAAACGAATAGTTGAATGAAGCTTTAAAAGGCAGAAGTTTTTCTTCTGCCTTTTTTATTTTGATGTCTGATGCCAAGAGCATAAATTTGTACCTAGTATCAAAAATTTCCCCTGTATAATTGCCATTTTTATCAGGGTTATAATTAGGTTGCAACAAAGGATGCTGGTTAGCACTCAGTAATCTAAATGATAGGAGAGGGTTATATGTCCAAGTTGAAAAAAGGATTGACGGCAATGTTAGCTACGATGCTGTTTACTGTGGTCGCTGGTTGCAACAGTGCTCCAAAGGCGAATCCAGATTCTTCGGCATCAAATGATTCCCAAACTTCCACAACTGCTCCTGCCAAAAAGCCTGGGGAAAAGTCTATCGTCAAATTCATGTACTGGGGTTCACCTGCAGAAAAAGCTGCTGTGGAGCAGGCGATCACCGATTTTGAGACAGCTAATCCAGACATTATGATTCAGGGGGTAAACATTCCTGGCGGTGATTTTTATACCAAGCTAACTGCCATGATTGCAGGTAACGAAGCACCAGACCTCAGTTATTCTGGGCCTTGGAAGCTCAAGCTTGGTGAAGATGGTTTTATTTATGAGTTCAACGAGTTAGCCAAAAAGTATCCAGAAATGAGCCAGGAGGGTCTGGTCAAGTACGCTGAATGGAAATGGGCTCCCGATAAGAGTGCAGGTCCTTTTCAAGCAAGTGTAACACCAACGCTCGTGTATAATAAACAGATTTTCAAAGATCTAGGGGTGGAATTGCCTCCTACAAAGGCTGAGGAAGCTTGGAGTTGGGATGAGTTTGTTCAAGTAGCCCAGCAGCTGACTTTAGACAACAAAGGTCGCAATGCGCTTGATCCTAACTTTGACGAAAAAAACATTAAGCAATTCGGTGTGAAGTTCAATACAGGCTGGAATGGATATATGCCATTGGTTCTTTCAAGTGGAGGTAACTATCTATCTGCCGATGGGGCGGAGTTCGGACTGAACAAACCAGAAGCCACGAATGCAATCCAGAAGGTTGCCGACCTGATCAATGTACATCACGTAAATCCAACGCCATCACAGGCTAAGAGTATTCCGGCTCCCGCTACTGCACTACAATCCAAGCGTGTTGCCATGACTGTGGACGGCAGCTGGACCCACGCAGATTTAGCTCTAACGGATATGGACTGGGGCGTCGGTGTTCTACCTCAAATGGGGGATAGCTATAAGACCTTCTTCCATGGAGGCTCGATAATCATATACAAGAATGCCAAAGATATCGATGCCACACTCAAGTTTTACAACTGGATTACTAGTCCCGAAAGCGTTCTGACTTTACATCAGGGCTTGTGGTTACCTCAATACGATAAGTATTACACAGATCCAGAGTATATTGACAAGTGGGCGAATGAGTCTCTTCCCGGTCGTCCTGAGGGATTCCAAGACGCTGTTATGAAGTCTACTTTTGAAAACGCTGTCTTAGCTCCCGAGCAAGGGGTTAAGAACTTTCAAGAGATAGATCCGCTTGTGACAGCCGCATTAGATGAGGTGTGGTCAGGCAAGAAAACTGCTCAAGAGGCTATGGATGGTGTATTGCCTAAGGTCAAGCCATTAATTAAAGGCTGGTATTTCAACGACTGATTAACCACCTGATTATCCCTCCTTGAAACGAACGACGGGTAATTCCGCTGCTGTAGAGAGGAGGGATGTTAATTTTTCGAAAGGAGGCTGAATCTTTGTGGCAACGAAAACTGTGACTTTAACGCAGGGAAGTTCCAAAAGAGCTTTTCGCAAAAATATTACCGGCTACCTGTTTGCGGCACCGGCTATTCTGGGATTTCTAATCTTTACGATTGGTCCGATGATTGCAAGTCTAGCGATGAGCTTTACGGATTACTCAGTAACTGGTGGCGCAGATTATATTGGTCTGAGTAACTTTACGAACCTATTCAGCGGTACAGATCCTTATTTCTATAAGTCTTTGTGGGTTACTTTCTACTACGTTTTACTAAGCGTACCTATGCAGATTGTTTATGCTTTTTTGCTGGCTATCCTGCTTAACCAGAATGTGCGTGGATTGTCCATATGGAGGACTATTTTCTATCTTCCCTCCATTGTGCCTGCGGTTGCTCTTTCCTTGATTTGGTTATGGATATTAGACCCTGATTTGGGTCTCGCAAATGAACTGCTGCGAATGATAGGACTACCAACCTCGCAATGGGTATTTGCGGAAGAGACCGTTATTCCGACATTGGCTGCCATGAGTATGTGGACTACTGGCGGGACTACGATCATCTTCTTGGCAAGTTTGAAGAACATATCTAAGCAAATGTACGAGGCCGTCGAAATTGATGGTGGCAGCGCTTTGCAAAAGTTCCGTCATATTACACTTCCCACGATGACGCCAATCATTTTCTACAATTTAGTTATGACTCTGATTGGCTCTTTCCAGGTGTTCTCACAGGCATACATCATGACGGATGGTGGACCTAATAACGCTAGTATGTTCTATGTATTCTATCTGTATCGTGAGGCTTTTCAATTTTCAAGACTTGGCAGCTCAAGTGCCATAGCCTGGGTACTGTTTATTATCATTATGGTGGCAACGATGCTTATTTTTAAGTCGTCTAGATCTTGGGTCTATTATGAGAATAAGTAGGTGTCAGAAATGAAGATACAATCTAGTCAATATTATAGGAATAAAAGAATAGTCTCAAAAACACTAGTCTATATCATGCTGATTGGTGGAGCGATCTTCGCACTTTTACCTCTTTACTGGCTGTTTCGTAGTTCGCTAATGGATATGGTGCAAATTTTTGAAATGCCGCCTGTATGGATTCCCAATCCTGCTCATTTTGATAACTATGTGCAAGCAATGACAGTGGTCCCCTTTGCTCGATACTTTGTTAACACAACCGTGATTGTAGTAGGTGTCGTTGTGGGCACATTGTTATCCAGCTCGATCAGCGCTTTTGCTTTTGCAAGGTTAAAGTGGAAGGGACGCGACACCATCTTCGGTATTCTAATGTCTGGCATGATGCTTCCATTTGCAGTTACTCTTATACCTACTTTTATTGGGTGGAGTGCATTGGAGCTTAATAATACTTATGCACCGCTGATTATTCCCGCATGGTTTGGAGGCGGTATGGCGAACATTTTTATGCTCCGGCAATTTTATACGACACTTCCAAAGGAGCTGGATGAGGCTGCCATTGTAGACGGTGCTAATACTTTTACTATCTTTATCAAGATTATTCTTCCTCTTTCAAAGTCCGCTTTGATTGTGGTTGGACTCTTTTCCTTCATGGGTGCGTGGAATGATTTTCTGGCTCCGTTGGTTTATATCAGCTCGCCGGATAAGTACACTGTTGCGCTAGGTCTACAGCAATTCAAGGGCATGTATAATGCGGAGTGGCATTTGATGATGGCTGCTGCCACTGTAGTTATACTTCCTGTCATCATTGTCTACTTTATTGGTCAACGTTACTTTATGGATGGTATTGCCTTAACAGGTCTAAAAGGATAAGGAGAGATAATATATGAACACAGATCTTGGTCGATTGGCTATTTTGGATAAGGGACAAAGCCGCGCAATTAATGCAGAGAATCCCACTGGAGAGAAAGGTAAGGGTGGCATGGCAAGCAGTCATCTAGGGCAATCTCGCAAGGGATCACCCTGCATACCACAAATTGCTCCTGGCGAGACAGCGGTGCTTGCAGATATTGTTGGAGCTGGAGTAATTGAGCATATTTGGATGACTGTCACTAACAAGACCAGCGATCGCAATCCCTTTGTACTGCGTGACCTAGTGATAAGAATGTATTGGGACAACGAGACAATCCCCTCAGTGGAAGCACCATTAGGCGACTTCTTCTGCTGTGGATTCGCACAAGGGACTCAGGTTAACTCCATTCCAGTGGTAGTTATTCCTAACAGGGGCATGAACTGCTACTGGGCGATGCCATTTCGCAAGCATGCGAGAATTACCATTGAGAATCAGTCTGAAGAAGCGATCCCGTCATTCTTCTACCAGATCGATTACTGTAAGTATGACTCACTCCCAGATAACTCAGCTTATTTCCATGCGCAATGGCGCAGACAACGTATAACTGAAAAGGCTAAAGACTTTGTGGTATTGGACGGAGTTAAAGGAGCGGGGCGCTATGTCGGAACCTACCTTGCATTGACCACATTAGAAAGATATTGGTGGGGCGAGGGTGAGATGAAGTTCTTCATTGACGGAGACGACGAGTTTCCGACGATTTGCGGAACGGGAACGGAAGATTACTTTGGGGGCGCATGGAGCTTTGCTACTTACGATGAACATGGGAAAATGGAGGAGATTACTTACTGCACGCCTTATATGGGTTATCCCTATCATTCCAAAGTGGATCAAACCGTTACGCACCCCTGCCATGATGACGATGCTCCTACCATGCGGGGATTCTACCGCTGGCATCTTCCAGATCCCGTGCGATTTGCAAGTGATTTGAAGGTGACACTTCAACAAATTGGCGTTGGACACCGAGGATTATTTGAGCGGCAAGATGACGTGGCTACCATTGCTTACTGGTATCAGACCGAGCCACATAACGAATTCCCAGCGATGGATTCACGCGAAGAACGCTGGCCAAGATAGAAATGCCACTTCTCACTAAATTGCTAGTCATAATGAATAGCAGCATAAAATAAAAAAGTAGACCGGGAGATGAGCATAAGATGGTTGAACGACTGAAGTATCACTTTGAGCCTCAAACTGGGTGGATAAATGATCCAAATGGTTTGATATTTTTCCAAGGCCGTTATCATGCTTTTTTTCAGCATTATCCTTTTGCGCCTCGTTGGGGCCAAATGCACTGGGGACATGCGGTAAGCGACGATCTTGTTCATTGGGAAGAGCTGCCGATTGCTCTCTACCCCGACCAAGAGTATGAGGACAGTAAACAAGGGGGTTGCTTCTCAGGCTGTGCCGTCATTAAGGATGACATTCTTTATCTTATCTATACCTCAGTGTCTGATCAATATGGTCAAACACAGTCGGTTGCCATGAGTCATGATGGAATAAACTTTGAAAAGTACTCCGAGAACCCCGTCATCAGACAGATTCCTTCTGAGGCAAGTTTCGATTTCCGCGATCCCAAGGTTACTCTTATAGATGGAATCTATTATATGGTATTGGCATCAGGGAAGGACGATGTTGGCAAAATACTGCTGTATAAGTCTCTCGATTTGCTAGATTGGGACTATGTAGGGGTTCTATTCGAAGGGTCCGAATATGGAGGTATATTAGAATGCCCAGACTTCTTCCCCTTTGCTGGAAAATACCTATTGATGTTTTCACAGATAGGCTGCGACACTCGTTCGACGATATTTGCCTACGGTGACTTTGATGGCAAGAAGTTGACTGACTTCTCTATACACACGCCACAGATAGGGCCACATTATTATGCTCCTCAGACTTTTCTTGATGAACAAGGTCGCAGAATCCTTATTGGTTGGCTGTTCAACAAAGATGAGAAGCTTAATGGTGGAGCAGACTATGCTGGTGCATTGACTATTCCGTGCGAGCTGAATATGGAGAATGGTAAATTGCTTGCCTATCCTGTCGTGGAAGCACAAGATCTTCTTGACAGCTCTAATGAGTTGGTCGTTGTTGAGAACGATAAAGTTTGGATAAAAGCGAGCAATGTTAGTTTCCCTGTGGAATATAATGGAGTAATAAACACCATTAAGATTCTGCGTGACACAAAAACGATCGAAGTGTTTGTTAACGAAGGTGAGGCTGTGTTTACTTATTGGTATGCCAAATAGATAGTTTATTTCATATTAATTGAAAGGAAGTAGATTCAGAATGAAGAGCTATATCAAAGATTACCCTCGTCCTCAGCTGGTCAGAGATGCTAGCAGCTGGGAAAACCTGAATGGAAGCTGGGATTTTGCTTTTGACGATGATGGTGTAGGTATAAAACAAGGCTGGCATAAGAACTTGAGTAAGCAGTCGGAAATTCTGGTACCGTTTACACATGAAACTGAATTAAGTGGGATTGGTGATGAGAAGCAGCATGATCATGTATGGTATAGTCGCAGCATAAGTGTGGATGCAGCTAAGCTGGATGGCAATCGGCTATTTATACATTTCGAAGGTAGTGACTATGTTACAAAGGTATGGGTAAATGGTGACTATCAAGGTAGCCACACGGGTGGGTATGCACGGTTTTCTTTTGATATTACTGATAGTATACAGCCAGGAGATAATATGGTTACTGTGATGGTAACAGATCTTTCTGATGAACAACAAGCTCGCGGCAAGCAGCGATGGATTGACAAGAATTTTGGGTGCTGGTATGTGCAGACTACTGGAATATGGAAAACCGTGTGGCTAGAATATGCACCTATTACCCGCGTAGAAA
This window of the Paenibacillus sp. FSL R10-2734 genome carries:
- a CDS encoding GNAT family N-acetyltransferase, encoding MNKTNHFTIAVITEADYESTCRVFEESISDAFNKEGLGHLQEDIQSEIDHKKQKAFSSLDLANSDTYFLIAKMDETVVGTISYGPCGEAIQICAEHQLDHLGELGSLYVLPSYQDQGIGSALIKELMIFLKEKGIEQFCLDSGYKRAQARWQRKFGEPYKVVEDYWGPDSVHMVWLCNVAFLLA
- a CDS encoding response regulator gives rise to the protein MYRVLIVDDESAHRKGVIQLLNRIKPEYFLFEAKDGSMAELILDTADIDIILTDIRMPNKDGLEFLQDLHKANYHAKVIIITGHGQFDYAKRALSLGAFDFLLKPIDMKELQQALDNAESSIQARNVQQFTQTLGIDMLLGKLVKGKLELHEKQQLEGIIPTNVPGFIIVIKIPPSLTLSVDSDWGKSTKSAIKKALKPIGHCNVFQLLDGDVSLVGMVLLDCKQNESDINELVSRVINRLVSELPKDFKVGISSYFDNLYPDSEQAYGQASEALLMTFYSQEICEEYRARDNNDIRLLKILNDHEAQLSNAIKYEDHSAVTEVLSVMFKKVSAYDKPNPNRLKELFLLTSLRLIYFLQGKKVIADYQKEMASYNQKILEAPSLDSLRLAVEESCLMLNDISKQSEQSDEAIALALNYLEEHFAEDISLSQLAEKFYFTASYFSIYFKKKTGQNFNPYLTSLRLDRACMYLRETNDKIGGISQKVGYNDSAYFGKIFKKKIGCSPDEYRKRNYKI
- a CDS encoding histidine kinase; amino-acid sequence: MIKHRKISLKTTLILSYILVALTALSLFAWRSYSTTEKFMIKMAQENVHQLITSKNRILDMSFSGIREATLNLLVDKELYNLFEDLDFKNDIGLIEADKQVKELLQKYFYSYKQIASVVLVTEDHSFGYWQEDITFDHSFFNSEIYRIAEEKKGGSFYLPTYNYNKAMGKKALDQPDYPREMIFSLVRVANFTYINKQYTTEKLKRFSLNPTLVISFTDATYRSELQTLALPDGSEYMILDANGHVVSHSNATLIGQKYNSSWIYPLIEQESGVDYLRIDGEDTIISYDTSAATGWTTMVTIPRSSLLKDVLRKISNDILLFSGIALIVALSLSLMLTRKFSGSLNQVLKAIKNVGNGDFNVTAEYTNIPEFDYMVDSFNEMSAQIKKLIDENYLTKIRQRESEIAILTTQLNPHFLYNTLNVIQLANLNGEYEKTGEMIVSLSRMLNYTADNRKEMKPLREDLAWLNQYIYIMKCRYDDEFEIVWTMDEEMMDLLVPKLFIQPILENSILHAFNNRDAGGIIRITGQLIDNGMTFTVEDNGEGMSEEQITTFFENINDTIGIKNVYQRLQLIYGQSVQFEVTSQLGKGTKTTIIIPINETNS
- a CDS encoding sugar ABC transporter substrate-binding protein, with the translated sequence MSKLKKGLTAMLATMLFTVVAGCNSAPKANPDSSASNDSQTSTTAPAKKPGEKSIVKFMYWGSPAEKAAVEQAITDFETANPDIMIQGVNIPGGDFYTKLTAMIAGNEAPDLSYSGPWKLKLGEDGFIYEFNELAKKYPEMSQEGLVKYAEWKWAPDKSAGPFQASVTPTLVYNKQIFKDLGVELPPTKAEEAWSWDEFVQVAQQLTLDNKGRNALDPNFDEKNIKQFGVKFNTGWNGYMPLVLSSGGNYLSADGAEFGLNKPEATNAIQKVADLINVHHVNPTPSQAKSIPAPATALQSKRVAMTVDGSWTHADLALTDMDWGVGVLPQMGDSYKTFFHGGSIIIYKNAKDIDATLKFYNWITSPESVLTLHQGLWLPQYDKYYTDPEYIDKWANESLPGRPEGFQDAVMKSTFENAVLAPEQGVKNFQEIDPLVTAALDEVWSGKKTAQEAMDGVLPKVKPLIKGWYFND
- a CDS encoding sugar ABC transporter permease, with the protein product MATKTVTLTQGSSKRAFRKNITGYLFAAPAILGFLIFTIGPMIASLAMSFTDYSVTGGADYIGLSNFTNLFSGTDPYFYKSLWVTFYYVLLSVPMQIVYAFLLAILLNQNVRGLSIWRTIFYLPSIVPAVALSLIWLWILDPDLGLANELLRMIGLPTSQWVFAEETVIPTLAAMSMWTTGGTTIIFLASLKNISKQMYEAVEIDGGSALQKFRHITLPTMTPIIFYNLVMTLIGSFQVFSQAYIMTDGGPNNASMFYVFYLYREAFQFSRLGSSSAIAWVLFIIIMVATMLIFKSSRSWVYYENK
- a CDS encoding carbohydrate ABC transporter permease; the protein is MKIQSSQYYRNKRIVSKTLVYIMLIGGAIFALLPLYWLFRSSLMDMVQIFEMPPVWIPNPAHFDNYVQAMTVVPFARYFVNTTVIVVGVVVGTLLSSSISAFAFARLKWKGRDTIFGILMSGMMLPFAVTLIPTFIGWSALELNNTYAPLIIPAWFGGGMANIFMLRQFYTTLPKELDEAAIVDGANTFTIFIKIILPLSKSALIVVGLFSFMGAWNDFLAPLVYISSPDKYTVALGLQQFKGMYNAEWHLMMAAATVVILPVIIVYFIGQRYFMDGIALTGLKG
- a CDS encoding glycoside hydrolase family 172 protein, yielding MNTDLGRLAILDKGQSRAINAENPTGEKGKGGMASSHLGQSRKGSPCIPQIAPGETAVLADIVGAGVIEHIWMTVTNKTSDRNPFVLRDLVIRMYWDNETIPSVEAPLGDFFCCGFAQGTQVNSIPVVVIPNRGMNCYWAMPFRKHARITIENQSEEAIPSFFYQIDYCKYDSLPDNSAYFHAQWRRQRITEKAKDFVVLDGVKGAGRYVGTYLALTTLERYWWGEGEMKFFIDGDDEFPTICGTGTEDYFGGAWSFATYDEHGKMEEITYCTPYMGYPYHSKVDQTVTHPCHDDDAPTMRGFYRWHLPDPVRFASDLKVTLQQIGVGHRGLFERQDDVATIAYWYQTEPHNEFPAMDSREERWPR
- a CDS encoding glycoside hydrolase family 32 protein, producing the protein MVERLKYHFEPQTGWINDPNGLIFFQGRYHAFFQHYPFAPRWGQMHWGHAVSDDLVHWEELPIALYPDQEYEDSKQGGCFSGCAVIKDDILYLIYTSVSDQYGQTQSVAMSHDGINFEKYSENPVIRQIPSEASFDFRDPKVTLIDGIYYMVLASGKDDVGKILLYKSLDLLDWDYVGVLFEGSEYGGILECPDFFPFAGKYLLMFSQIGCDTRSTIFAYGDFDGKKLTDFSIHTPQIGPHYYAPQTFLDEQGRRILIGWLFNKDEKLNGGADYAGALTIPCELNMENGKLLAYPVVEAQDLLDSSNELVVVENDKVWIKASNVSFPVEYNGVINTIKILRDTKTIEVFVNEGEAVFTYWYAK